In the Wyeomyia smithii strain HCP4-BCI-WySm-NY-G18 chromosome 2, ASM2978416v1, whole genome shotgun sequence genome, one interval contains:
- the LOC129720116 gene encoding uncharacterized protein LOC129720116 isoform X1 produces the protein MQNPDSAVPTSLVFDNIYYDENPTVGPEENINKIEATDASNTLTYISLTEELEHVIGATVKTTVDEAIKKAVHTSIPTIIQSAVERSMKQGFQEGFAQLAALMEMQKPTGSAVQSSVLAYAEKHVLIRDERNLNEWNIRLANREIFECYADFFGRIIIPNAHYGRGDNAFYTLVDCLFTRDFWKQFTWTGISRGEKCKRGFREYGNVTQLLLCIIQVGDPTFNAQMIEAFCKTKLFRHCKQRSDSRLLRKSTVRPGRGFKGEKGNDKAK, from the exons ATGCAGAATCCTGATTCAGCAG TTCCGACTTCGCTAGTTTTCGACAACATTTACTACGATGAAAATCCTACTGTAGGGCCTGaagaaaacataaacaaaatcgAAGCAACAG ATGCTTCAAATACGCTCACATATATATCATTGACAGAGGAGTTAGAGCATGTTATTGGAGCAACTGTAAAGACAACGGTTGATGAAGCTATTAAAAAAGCCGTGCACACTTCTATTCCGACAATAATTCAGTCTGCCGTGGAGCGTTCTATGAAGCAAGGCTTTCAGGAAGGATTTGCACAATTGGCAGCTCTAATGGAAATGCAAAAACCAACGGGCAGTGCTGTCCAGAGTAGCGTGCTTGCCTATGCTGAAAAGCATGTACTAATTCGTGACGAAAGGAATCTCAACGAGTGGAACATCAGACTTGCGAACAGAGAGATTTTCGAATGCTAC GCCGACTTCTTCGGAAGAATAATCATTCCCAATGCACATTACGGCCGTGGAGACAATGCATTTTACACTCTCGTAGATTGTCTTTTCACACGTGATTTTTGGAAACAATTCACATGGACGGGGATAAGCCGCGGTGAAAAGTGCAAACGTGGATTTCGCGAGTACGGCAACGTTACTCAGTTGTTGTTATGCATCATACAAGTTGGCGATCCCACTTTTAATGCTCAGATGATTGAAGCGTTCTGCAAAACCAAACTTTTCCGTCATTGCAAGCAACGATCTGATAGTCGATTGCTCCGAAAATCAACTGTCCGCCCGGGACGTGGTTTCAAAGGCGAGAAAGGAAACGACAAAGCGAAATAA
- the LOC129720116 gene encoding uncharacterized protein LOC129720116 isoform X2, translating into MQNPDSADASNTLTYISLTEELEHVIGATVKTTVDEAIKKAVHTSIPTIIQSAVERSMKQGFQEGFAQLAALMEMQKPTGSAVQSSVLAYAEKHVLIRDERNLNEWNIRLANREIFECYADFFGRIIIPNAHYGRGDNAFYTLVDCLFTRDFWKQFTWTGISRGEKCKRGFREYGNVTQLLLCIIQVGDPTFNAQMIEAFCKTKLFRHCKQRSDSRLLRKSTVRPGRGFKGEKGNDKAK; encoded by the exons ATGCAGAATCCTGATTCAGCAG ATGCTTCAAATACGCTCACATATATATCATTGACAGAGGAGTTAGAGCATGTTATTGGAGCAACTGTAAAGACAACGGTTGATGAAGCTATTAAAAAAGCCGTGCACACTTCTATTCCGACAATAATTCAGTCTGCCGTGGAGCGTTCTATGAAGCAAGGCTTTCAGGAAGGATTTGCACAATTGGCAGCTCTAATGGAAATGCAAAAACCAACGGGCAGTGCTGTCCAGAGTAGCGTGCTTGCCTATGCTGAAAAGCATGTACTAATTCGTGACGAAAGGAATCTCAACGAGTGGAACATCAGACTTGCGAACAGAGAGATTTTCGAATGCTAC GCCGACTTCTTCGGAAGAATAATCATTCCCAATGCACATTACGGCCGTGGAGACAATGCATTTTACACTCTCGTAGATTGTCTTTTCACACGTGATTTTTGGAAACAATTCACATGGACGGGGATAAGCCGCGGTGAAAAGTGCAAACGTGGATTTCGCGAGTACGGCAACGTTACTCAGTTGTTGTTATGCATCATACAAGTTGGCGATCCCACTTTTAATGCTCAGATGATTGAAGCGTTCTGCAAAACCAAACTTTTCCGTCATTGCAAGCAACGATCTGATAGTCGATTGCTCCGAAAATCAACTGTCCGCCCGGGACGTGGTTTCAAAGGCGAGAAAGGAAACGACAAAGCGAAATAA